A window of Gavia stellata isolate bGavSte3 chromosome 29, bGavSte3.hap2, whole genome shotgun sequence contains these coding sequences:
- the CDCA8 gene encoding borealin: MAPARKKAGASARGRKLAAFLKDFDREVRSRVEQLRTNGQRLVKEAENLYNIEILRLPVALREVNWLDYLAKGGSKKVLEEAAAADLEITEINKLTAEVIQTPLKIIKKVEKSKQDIEAIEEEAEPPLLPLAKKAKHDSQCLPELEAENVNPRTGKVKASTKKVPVSRSRRPPSARVKRMSKRSSKNNFITPATGRIVDLCARGGTSTVTPKFDSRIFKTPGLRTPAVNERVYTISANGSPLADGNDIFITVPVGGGESIRLTASDLTKKNLLHLNPEAQGIVKKLSVRLAQACSAAKNHR; the protein is encoded by the exons ATGGCTCCTGCGCGAAAGAAGGCTGGCGCGAGCGCGCGCGGCAGGAAACTGGCGGCCTTCCTGAAGGACTTCGACCGCGAGG TGAGGAGCCGGGTCGAGCAGCTGCGGACGAACGGGCAGCGCCTCGTTAAGGAGGCGGAGAACCTCTACAACATCGAGATCCTGCGGCTGCCTGTGGCTCTCCGCGAGGTGAACTGGCTCGACTATCTCG ctaaAGGAGGAAGCAAAAAGGTGTTGGAAGAGGCAGCAGCG gcAGACTtggaaataacagaaataaacaagTTAACAGCAGAAGTTATCCAGACGCCTTTAAAAATCATCAAGAAAG TGGAAAAATCTAAACAGGATATTGAAGCTAttgaagaagaagcagagcctcctttgcttcctctagcaaagaaagcaaaacatgatAGCCAATGTCTTCCAGAGCTAGAAGCTGAAAATGTTAATCCAAGAACTGGAAAG GTGAAGGCATCCACTAAAAAAGTGCCAGTCTCTAGGAGCAGAAGACCTCCTTCAGCAAGAGTGAAGCGCATGAGTAAAAG ATCAAGCAAAAACAACTTTATCACTCCAGCTACTGGTAGAATTGTTGATCTCTGTGCTCGGGGAGGTACCTCCACGGTCACACCCAAATTTGATTCCAG AATTTTCAAGACACCAGGTTTGCGCACACCTGCAGTAAATGAACGTGTTTACACCATCTCTGCCAATGGCAGCCCCCTTGCTGACGGCAATGATATCTTCATTACAGTCCCTGTTGGAGGAGGGGAG AGCATTCGTTTAACAGCAAGTGATTTGACCAAGAAGAATCTTCTTCATCTGAATCCAGAGGCCCAAGGAATTGTGAAGAAGTTATCA gTTCGTCTCGCACAAGCTTGCAGTGCTGCAAAGAACCATAGATGA
- the AIRIM gene encoding AFG2-interacting ribosome maturation factor: MAAAAAVVAALRECAAAVARQDAAWRASLAAWAPLLASLAGLAAQMRAVQRLAWGGSPLGAFGDLRARLWRKQRGAAEALLEELAGRRAELRAVRDAVGAGVAGVLRLYEELAAELGLAAALQRGPRCPSLADALEGLQDVERYYRYLYLESKLLLLRVSCDSLADMEALPQSWERILERYKEDVVQDTLLKITLFVDNQRELCCTPGS, encoded by the exons AtggcggcggcagcagcggtGGTGGCGGCGCTGCGGGAGTGTGCGGCGGCGGTGGCGCGGCAGGACGCGGCCTGGCGGGCGTCGCTGGCCGCCTGGGCGCCGCTGCTGGCCTCGCTGGCCGGGCTGGCGGCACAGATGCGGGCAGTGCAGCGGCTGGCGTGGGGCGGCTCGCCGCTGGGCGCCTTCGGTGACCTGCGGGCGCGGCTGTGGCGGAAGCAGCGCGGTGCAGCTGAGGCGCTGCTGGAGGAGCTCGCTGGCCGCCg GGCGGAGCTGCGGGCCGTGCGGGACGCCGTGGGGGCCGGCGTGGCCGGTGTGCTGCGGCTGTACGAGGAGCTGGCGGCGGAGCTGGGCCTGGCAGCGGCCTTGCAGCGCGGGCCGCGCTGCCCCTCGCTGGCTGACGCgctggaggggctgcaggaCGTGGAGCGCTACTACCGGTACTT GTACCTGGAGAGCAAGCTTCTCCTTCTCCGCGTCAGCTGTGACAGCCTGGCAGACATGGAAGCCCTCCCACAGTCTTGGGAGAGGATTTTGGAGCGCTACAAGGAAGATGTAGTTCAAG ATACGCTTCTTAAAATCACTCTGTTTGTGGACAACCAGCGAGAGCT